DNA from Lactobacillus johnsonii:
CCATGGTTTTTTCTCCATTTATTTTTTCCTCCACAAGCTGTAGAGATCACTTAATTTTAATCCTTTAATTAAAGGATCACCTCTATCAATTATAGAGATCACTGGCAATATCGTTCTCTATCTATGAGAACAGTTTAACTATAGCAGTAATTTCAAAAAATATCAAACTTAATAAAAGGATTAGATTTTTTACTTACTGCGTTATCCGTACAAAAATTTATTTTCAATAATGAATTTTGGGTACATAATTTTTCCTGTTTAGATCTTTTTTCCTTAAAGGGTTATCAAGCCAATGAAAATAAGGATCTCCTTATTTAAATGACTGAATTAAATTTCACATTTCTCGTTCTTATTGACATTTTTCTAATAACTATAATGTACAATTAAGAGAAAATAGTATTATTTAAAATGTTTATTTCTATAAAAACTGGAGTATTTAATTATTTTTAATAATTTAATTTATACAAGGTCAGGTGATTATTAATATGAAAACAACCCTCAATATTAATAGAAAGGCCACTTTACAACGAATTAGATCATTCTTTAATTACAATTATCCTAATTATCTTAATCTGAGTGATCTTACAAATTATGAATTAAAATCTATTGATTATACTCAACCATATGTTACCCAAACTAGACGAACTGATGCTTTAGAAAAATTGATTACCCAACAAATTGAGGCAAATTTGATTGTCATGAGTGTTCAACAGGCAATTAATAAATGTCCCGATCGACCACATGCACCCTATAAAACTATACTTACTGAACGATACTTAAAATTTAATTCAGCATGGCAAATTGCGTTAAAGGTCCAATACAGTTCTTCCCAATATAATAAATTACAAAATAGTGCTCTTTTATTATTTGCCCAAAAATTCCTTATACAGCAATTCGTCAATAAAGTTAGTGAAAATTCCATTATCGATTTACATATTTATGAAGACAGGGATACAGACTATAAAACTGCTCATAAAGACTTGAAATAAGCTGTAGATAATTCTTATCTATCTTACAGAATAAATTTTCAACTATGTACAAAAAGGTGCTAACAGAAAATAATTATCAAATTAATATATTTTAAATGCGAAATCAAACCACATCTCATTTACATCATTTCATAAGTTTCACTATCGTTTAAATAACCATGTCTCATTACTATTGGCTAATCCTTATCTGCATATTTAATATATTCCTCCATTTTTTTGAATTTTCTTTTTTCGACTTCTTTTTTAAAAGCAAAAAATGCTCCAATAACTGTAAGATAAATAAAGCCTAGCCCAAATCCGCATACTAAACCTTTCCACAAATTTACAGTCTTCCCAAGTAGTAATTTTATAAAAACAGAAATAATCTGACTATAATATCTAAATATAAAAAGATTCACTACAGTAATAAACAAAGAGGCCTCAGAAAATAGATTTATATTTGACCTAAATGAAATTTCTGTTTTTAAATCGATAAAATCGTCTATACTCTTATCTCTTAATACTTTTAAATTATAAATAATATTCGTTCCATTTTTCTCTCCATTATCAACTTGTCGTAAAAAAGTTCTAACTTTGATGGATCTTTCAATATTTCAGTTACCAAACTTATATCAAAATATGCAGGATTTTTTGAAAATAATGTATAAAAGTTACTGATTTCGTCATTTATAAATTTTGATGTATAGGTTCCTAATAAACATCCTGGAAATAAGTATAAGACAATATCTATTGCAAACAACCATATATACCCATAGATTAATACCAATGAAAGATTCCTGTAATTTAGCTTTGCAACAATAAATGCTCCAAGTCCCAGTACCATTGCCAAGCCACCAAAAATCCATGGAATCACAAAAGGCCACTTTTTATATATTCCATTGAATAAATTTATAACGTGTCCTCCTAATAAAAAATAGATAGTTATAATACCTACACTACAAATTGTATAGACACAAAAACCAATAAAATTCATGATCCATCTTGTCTCTACAAAAAAATAAATTATCATGAAATAAATTATTGGAATAATTTGATTTATTAAACTATATCGATTGATTTTTTTAAGATTTAAACTTTCCATATTTAAGTCTCCAATTTCTAAGCCAGATTAATAACAAAATTATCTTTTTTAAGCACCAGGTGCAAATGTTGTATTAAAAAAATGCATGAAGCCATTCATTTTATTTACCTCATTTCTGATTTACCGTTTTAATTTTCCAATTGTGTTTTTAAATCATCAATTGCAGATTTTCTATTTAAAATTGAATAATAATCTGTTTTCATCAAAATAGCCTTTACTTTATCAGGAACTTCATTTTTATTGCATCAAATTCTGCTTTTAAGTGCGGACCAACCATTAAAGCATCAATTTTATCAGCGTATTCTCCTAATTCTGCTTCACTTCTAGCTTGAATTTTATAATCTAAGCCTGCCTTCCTAGCACTTTTTCTCATATTTGCTGCCATAAAACCTGATGAAGCACCTGAACCACAAATCAATAAAATATTCTTACTCATTTTGAATTTCTCCTATAATCAATTATTTCTTTTTCTCTTTACATGTTTATAGCATTAAATTAACCGCTTACATTAAATTCATCTTTTGCACCGTAGGAGTGCAATTTAGTGATCTATTCATAGCTACGTCTTTTTTAGCAAAAACAGCCAAGAGATCTTTTTATCCCTTGACTGTTCAGTAAATTAATATCTAGTATATTTTTAAATTATAATTTTCACCTAGCTAGTCTAATACAATTTCGTTGTGCATCCAATTAAAAATTCATATTTCTGAGTTAGGTTCTCCCATGATAGTATCACTCAATTAATAGAAACTCCTGTCCCAACAAATAGCACTAATTGGTCATCGTGCTGAGCTTCCATTATCTTAACCAAGTTTATACTATATAATTAAAACCTCAATCTCTAACATGGAAAAAAGTAAAGTTCGTAAAAAGAATTAATTCATTCTAAGGTTAAAGGATAGTATTTATGTTTTTTATAGATACCCTTAAAAATATCTATTTTAAATTAATGTAATTTCTAACCCATATCATTTATTTAGATAAAAACTAAATAAATATACATTTAAAATGTATTTTTGATATAATATTGGTAACAAAGATAACTTGTGAAGGATTAAGCTGAGTTCCTGAATGGGAGTAAGGTATCGACCGAGAATTCTCATGCTCCTGGGGTTATCTTTATTTTTTTGCTCTATTTTTATTCAATTCTTCTTTTATATGAATAATTATTTTAGGCTTCTTTATGATTTCTTCAACTATAAAGTCTACTGTTTTTATTGAATACCCATATCTTCTTCCAATATGATAAAAACAACAATATTGATCATTTTGTTTTAGGTTGTAAAACTTTGCAAAAAGTTGAAAATCGTTGGTTGTAAAGATACCCTCAGTTTCTACCCCTTTGATTACTTTTATTAGTTTTATCTTTTTGACTTTTAACTTTTTGTTCACCAGACTTATTATTTTTTTAGTGGTATAAATATAAATTGAATTGCTATCTTTAATATCACGTACTATAGCGATACTATTT
Protein-coding regions in this window:
- a CDS encoding ArpU family phage packaging/lysis transcriptional regulator, whose protein sequence is MKTTLNINRKATLQRIRSFFNYNYPNYLNLSDLTNYELKSIDYTQPYVTQTRRTDALEKLITQQIEANLIVMSVQQAINKCPDRPHAPYKTILTERYLKFNSAWQIALKVQYSSSQYNKLQNSALLLFAQKFLIQQFVNKVSENSIIDLHIYEDRDTDYKTAHKDLK